A DNA window from Planctomycetota bacterium contains the following coding sequences:
- a CDS encoding putative sulfate exporter family transporter, with amino-acid sequence MPEPPAIPGERPAPASTDRAGADVANAAPVRAGAPLGPQSSPAPSLATRIVFIATLIGVAGPWGRTDLALVAGIALALLGWTAFAREGKIVSKHLIQACVVLLGLRLDLGELARGAADGFALAVGTILGTLALGLALGRLLRSGTQVSVLVSSGTAICGGSAIAAVGSAIGASSSSMAVATGAVFILNAVGLWTLPPIGHALGLSEVQFGAWAGVALHDIASVGGAAKSYGPAALDTANIVKLTRVVWIFPIALVAGRLLRDGAPGNPKSPFPWFILLFVAASAVRTFVPALASIESEVKSVSGVGFQAALFLIGAGLSRAALRSVGWRAGAQAAVLWVIVAAASLGAVVWLSPDTDHTDEPGESAATTP; translated from the coding sequence GTGCCGGAACCCCCCGCAATCCCGGGCGAACGCCCCGCACCCGCGAGCACCGACCGGGCGGGCGCTGACGTTGCGAACGCCGCGCCCGTCCGCGCCGGAGCGCCGCTCGGGCCGCAGAGTTCCCCGGCACCATCGCTCGCCACGCGGATCGTGTTCATCGCGACGCTGATCGGCGTCGCGGGCCCGTGGGGGCGCACCGACCTCGCCCTCGTCGCCGGCATCGCGCTCGCACTGCTCGGCTGGACGGCGTTCGCCCGCGAGGGCAAGATCGTCTCGAAGCACCTCATCCAGGCGTGTGTCGTGCTGCTGGGGCTGCGCCTGGACCTGGGCGAACTGGCACGCGGCGCGGCGGACGGTTTCGCGCTCGCCGTGGGCACCATCCTCGGCACGCTCGCGCTCGGGCTCGCGCTGGGACGCCTGCTCCGCAGCGGGACGCAGGTCTCGGTGCTGGTCTCGTCGGGCACGGCGATCTGCGGCGGGTCGGCGATCGCGGCGGTCGGCTCGGCGATCGGCGCCAGTTCGTCGTCCATGGCCGTCGCGACCGGCGCCGTGTTCATCCTCAACGCGGTCGGGCTCTGGACGCTGCCCCCGATCGGGCACGCGCTGGGCCTGAGCGAGGTGCAGTTCGGCGCGTGGGCGGGCGTAGCGCTGCACGACATCGCGTCCGTCGGCGGGGCGGCGAAGTCGTACGGCCCGGCGGCGCTCGACACCGCGAACATCGTCAAACTCACGCGCGTCGTCTGGATCTTCCCCATCGCGCTCGTCGCCGGACGCCTGCTGCGCGACGGCGCCCCGGGCAACCCCAAGTCACCCTTCCCGTGGTTCATCCTGCTGTTCGTGGCGGCGAGCGCGGTGCGGACATTCGTGCCGGCGCTCGCGTCGATCGAGTCGGAGGTCAAGAGCGTCTCGGGCGTGGGGTTCCAGGCGGCGCTCTTTTTGATCGGCGCGGGGCTCTCGCGGGCGGCGTTGCGGAGCGTCGGCTGGCGGGCGGGCGCGCAGGCCGCGGTCTTGTGGGTGATCGTTGCCGCTGCGTCGCTGGGCGCGGTGGTGTGGCTCTCGCCCGACACGGACCACACGGACGAGCCGGGCGAGTCGGCGGCGACTACGCCGTGA
- the fusA gene encoding elongation factor G, translated as MPTRSPVDIRNVVLCGGGGSGKTSLAERLLFASGATRRLGTIPEGNTVSDFTDEEKHHKHSLHPALLHFEYEGHLVNLIDTPGLGDFIGHAIACFPACETVAVVVDPAKGIDSVMRRLMGVAEERRIPRMIVVNKIDETSPERLEELVDQLRATFGGVCLPINVPTAGGTKVINVFEHDGGDSAGDQTDFSSVHEAHKRIVEQVIEVDDELTMQYLEVGDGKFDPEKLHAAFEKALEEAHLIPICFVSAKTGAGVDDLMHVFASLCPSPLEVIPPEFVTRQPDGTDADWRAQPDPNAKVLAHVFRVSNDPFLGKIGVFRVWQGTVKSKADLIIDDHKKPIRIGHLFLMQGKEHVEVHEVGPGAIAAAAKIDELRFNSVLHDSHELDSVHLRPLPLPKPMFGLAVELKNHADETKFSNAAHKLMAEDPCFHVERIAATHQTVMRGLGDLHLRVIIERFKAMGIELVTTTPKVAYKETITAQAEGHHRHKKQTGGAGQFGEVYLRVEPLAPDHPTGFEFVDDTVGGSIPRQFMPAVEKGVRQTLTDGAIAGYPMTGICVRVYDGKYHAVDSKEIAFMTAGKRAFIDAVQKARPVLMEPYVNLEISAPARYMGDIAGHLSTKRGRVQSSEVVAGDVCVVRAQAPLGELQNYSNELKSMTGGAGSFAMDYSHDERTPPQVQQAVVAAYKPRHDEE; from the coding sequence ATGCCCACCCGATCTCCGGTCGACATCCGCAACGTCGTTCTGTGCGGCGGGGGCGGCAGCGGCAAGACGTCCCTGGCCGAACGCCTGCTCTTCGCCTCGGGCGCCACCCGGCGGCTGGGCACCATCCCCGAGGGCAACACGGTCAGCGACTTCACCGACGAGGAGAAGCATCACAAGCACTCGCTGCACCCGGCGCTCCTGCACTTCGAGTACGAGGGGCACCTGGTGAACCTCATCGACACCCCGGGCCTGGGCGATTTCATCGGGCACGCCATCGCGTGCTTCCCGGCGTGCGAGACCGTCGCGGTCGTCGTCGACCCCGCCAAGGGCATCGACAGCGTGATGCGCCGGCTGATGGGCGTGGCGGAGGAACGCCGCATCCCCCGGATGATCGTCGTGAACAAGATCGACGAGACCTCGCCCGAACGCCTGGAGGAACTGGTCGACCAGCTCCGCGCCACGTTCGGGGGCGTCTGCCTGCCGATCAACGTTCCCACGGCGGGCGGCACGAAGGTCATCAACGTCTTCGAGCACGACGGGGGCGACAGCGCGGGCGATCAGACGGACTTCTCCTCGGTGCACGAGGCGCACAAGCGGATCGTCGAGCAGGTCATCGAGGTCGACGACGAGCTGACCATGCAGTACCTGGAGGTGGGCGACGGGAAGTTCGACCCCGAGAAACTGCACGCCGCGTTCGAGAAAGCGCTCGAGGAGGCGCACCTCATCCCGATCTGCTTTGTGTCGGCGAAGACCGGCGCGGGCGTGGACGACCTCATGCACGTCTTCGCCAGCCTGTGCCCCAGCCCGCTCGAGGTGATCCCGCCCGAGTTCGTGACGCGCCAGCCCGACGGCACGGACGCGGACTGGCGGGCCCAGCCCGACCCGAACGCGAAGGTGCTGGCGCACGTCTTCCGCGTGAGCAACGACCCGTTCCTGGGCAAGATCGGTGTCTTCCGGGTGTGGCAGGGGACCGTGAAGTCCAAGGCCGATCTCATCATCGACGACCACAAGAAGCCGATCCGCATCGGGCACCTGTTCCTCATGCAGGGCAAGGAGCACGTGGAGGTGCACGAGGTGGGGCCCGGCGCGATCGCGGCGGCGGCCAAGATCGACGAGCTGCGCTTCAACAGCGTGCTGCACGACAGCCACGAGCTCGACAGCGTGCATCTGCGGCCGCTGCCCCTGCCCAAGCCCATGTTCGGGCTGGCGGTGGAGCTCAAGAACCACGCGGACGAGACGAAGTTCTCGAACGCGGCCCACAAACTCATGGCCGAGGACCCGTGCTTCCACGTCGAGCGGATCGCGGCGACGCACCAGACGGTGATGCGGGGATTGGGCGATCTGCACCTGCGCGTGATCATCGAGCGGTTCAAGGCGATGGGCATCGAGCTCGTCACGACGACGCCGAAGGTCGCGTACAAGGAGACCATCACGGCGCAGGCCGAGGGACACCATCGGCACAAGAAGCAGACGGGCGGGGCCGGGCAGTTCGGCGAGGTCTACCTGCGGGTCGAGCCGCTGGCGCCCGACCACCCGACGGGGTTCGAGTTCGTCGACGACACGGTGGGGGGCTCGATCCCGCGCCAGTTCATGCCGGCGGTGGAGAAGGGCGTGCGCCAGACGCTGACCGACGGCGCGATCGCGGGGTACCCGATGACGGGCATCTGCGTGCGGGTGTACGACGGGAAGTACCACGCGGTGGACAGCAAGGAAATCGCGTTCATGACCGCGGGCAAGCGCGCCTTCATCGACGCGGTGCAGAAGGCTCGCCCCGTGCTCATGGAGCCGTACGTGAACCTCGAGATCAGCGCCCCCGCCCGGTACATGGGCGACATCGCCGGGCACCTGTCCACCAAGCGGGGCAGGGTCCAGAGCAGCGAGGTCGTCGCGGGCGACGTGTGCGTCGTGCGGGCCCAGGCCCCGCTGGGCGAACTGCAGAACTACAGCAACGAACTCAAGAGCATGACCGGCGGCGCCGGGTCGTTCGCCATGGACTACAGCCACGACGAACGCACGCCCCCCCAGGTGCAGCAGGCCGTCGTCGCGGCGTACAAGCCCCGGCACGACGAGGAATAG
- the gltX gene encoding glutamate--tRNA ligase — translation MSSAPPSGVVTRFAPSPTGHLHVGGARTAMFCWAFAKRAGGRFMLRIEDTDAARSSDESARGIMEDLAWLGLEWDDGPALPLPDGRVVGANARAIEGGYFQARRTAIYNRAIEQLVRAGRAYPAFERGDEIEAQRKAAVAAKQTYRYARPAEIAYGVFNDALEARWARACNGESHVVRFAAPHEEIVVHDQVLGDVRIAPGELDDFVLRKGDGLPTYHFAVVVDDHAMGVTHVLRAQEHLANTPRHVALQRALGYPAPAYAHLPLIFNADGSKMSKRDKAKAARKALKDALAKNAVPSLDALGAEIGVDAALLRDFADAANDALDIAERIGKRLGVALPEIEVADFREAGYAPEAICNFLALLGWNPGLKTPDGKDLEKFDLAFLAANFSLERIGRTNAKFDRAKLLSFNATYLAALPDDEFARRWGAWLAECDPAAHARLARDRVSFALLARTVKPRAKTFRDAVASSRFAMIADDGYGFDAAAVEKHLKADAARGLALVREFRERLAALPAAGALEPAAVDAIVQALVAEHGLANPGPIAQAIRVAVAGVPVTPGIGETLAILGRASALARLDRCLATIA, via the coding sequence ATGAGTTCCGCACCGCCCTCCGGCGTCGTCACCCGTTTCGCCCCCAGCCCGACCGGGCACCTGCACGTGGGCGGCGCCCGCACCGCCATGTTCTGCTGGGCGTTCGCGAAGCGCGCGGGCGGGCGGTTCATGCTCCGCATCGAGGACACCGACGCCGCCCGGTCCAGCGATGAATCCGCCCGGGGCATCATGGAAGACCTCGCCTGGCTGGGGCTGGAATGGGACGACGGCCCGGCGCTCCCGCTGCCCGACGGGCGCGTCGTCGGGGCGAACGCCCGCGCCATCGAGGGCGGGTACTTCCAGGCCCGGCGCACCGCCATCTACAACCGCGCCATCGAGCAGCTCGTGCGCGCCGGGCGCGCGTACCCGGCGTTCGAGCGGGGCGACGAGATCGAGGCCCAGCGCAAGGCCGCCGTCGCCGCCAAGCAGACCTACCGCTACGCCAGGCCCGCGGAGATCGCGTACGGCGTGTTCAACGACGCGCTCGAAGCCCGCTGGGCGAGGGCCTGCAACGGCGAGTCGCACGTCGTGCGGTTCGCGGCCCCGCACGAGGAGATCGTGGTGCACGACCAGGTGCTCGGCGACGTGCGGATCGCGCCGGGCGAGCTCGACGACTTCGTGCTGCGCAAGGGCGACGGCCTGCCCACGTACCACTTCGCGGTCGTCGTCGACGACCACGCGATGGGCGTCACGCACGTCCTGCGCGCCCAGGAGCACCTGGCGAACACGCCCCGCCACGTCGCGCTCCAGCGGGCGCTTGGCTACCCCGCGCCGGCCTACGCGCATCTGCCGCTCATCTTCAACGCCGACGGCTCGAAGATGAGCAAGCGCGACAAGGCGAAGGCGGCCCGCAAGGCCCTGAAGGACGCGCTCGCCAAGAACGCCGTCCCGTCCCTGGACGCGCTCGGCGCCGAGATCGGCGTGGACGCCGCCCTGCTGCGCGACTTCGCCGACGCGGCGAACGACGCGCTCGACATCGCCGAGCGGATCGGCAAGCGCCTGGGCGTGGCGCTCCCGGAGATCGAGGTCGCCGACTTCCGCGAGGCCGGCTACGCGCCCGAGGCCATCTGCAACTTCCTGGCGCTCCTCGGCTGGAACCCCGGGCTCAAGACGCCCGACGGGAAGGACCTCGAGAAGTTCGACCTCGCGTTCCTCGCGGCGAACTTCTCGCTGGAGCGCATCGGGCGCACGAACGCCAAGTTCGATCGCGCCAAGCTGCTGTCGTTCAACGCGACCTATCTGGCGGCGTTGCCCGACGACGAGTTCGCCCGCCGCTGGGGCGCGTGGCTCGCCGAGTGTGATCCCGCCGCACACGCGCGGCTCGCGCGCGACCGCGTGTCGTTCGCGCTGCTGGCGCGCACCGTGAAGCCCCGCGCCAAGACCTTCCGCGACGCCGTCGCGTCGTCACGCTTCGCGATGATCGCCGACGACGGGTACGGGTTCGACGCCGCGGCGGTCGAGAAGCACCTGAAAGCCGACGCCGCACGCGGGCTCGCGCTCGTGCGCGAGTTCCGCGAGCGTCTGGCGGCCCTGCCCGCCGCCGGCGCCCTCGAGCCCGCGGCGGTCGACGCGATCGTCCAGGCGTTGGTCGCCGAACACGGCCTGGCCAACCCCGGGCCCATCGCGCAGGCGATCCGGGTCGCGGTCGCCGGCGTGCCGGTGACGCCCGGCATCGGCGAGACGCTGGCGATTCTTGGGCGCGCCTCGGCGCTCGCGCGCCTCGACCGCTGCCTCGCGACGATCGCGTGA
- a CDS encoding alpha/beta hydrolase, whose product MARHWIITNREVGRKRENGHFVERVTDDRREPLPVFRIGQLDLSTGATPTIDEMHRAVELVEDDFVQGYDALAPDENPERLAGSARLFLSLYQQMTAPADPKKGDTLFFLHGFNYSWEDALEHLLRLHRVYVEPPESPIGQILYFTWPSYGSSFRYPSDQKIAQPSGTLLGRVFGKAVRFYQDFFRPRDGQPAFCGRKIHFAAHSMGNQVAQEFIRSIWDYEYLRMPMFGEVLLLNADLEWTGLEKDRPLHDLPEYCTRIHVYNHTGDNALGVSESTKNDGKRLGKYGPRDIDATPPRLVVADCSSLDGSVTLTPGGDPDQWAAVQALARADGRPFLATAERITRLVGSRERLFDHWGYLHRPEVVADIYKVLRGVSSSHISTREQMRDRLFRLKPIAR is encoded by the coding sequence ATGGCACGGCACTGGATCATCACCAACCGCGAGGTGGGGCGCAAGCGCGAGAACGGGCATTTCGTGGAGCGCGTGACCGACGACCGGCGCGAGCCGCTGCCGGTCTTCCGCATCGGCCAGCTCGACCTGTCGACCGGCGCGACGCCGACGATCGACGAGATGCACCGCGCGGTGGAACTGGTCGAGGACGACTTCGTGCAGGGGTACGACGCGCTGGCGCCCGACGAGAACCCCGAGCGGCTCGCCGGCAGCGCCCGCCTGTTCCTGTCGCTGTATCAGCAGATGACCGCGCCGGCGGACCCCAAGAAGGGCGACACTCTGTTCTTCCTGCACGGGTTCAACTACTCGTGGGAGGACGCGCTCGAGCACCTGCTGCGCCTGCACCGGGTGTACGTCGAGCCCCCGGAGAGCCCGATCGGGCAGATCCTGTACTTCACCTGGCCCAGCTACGGCAGTTCGTTCCGCTACCCGTCGGACCAGAAGATCGCGCAGCCCAGCGGCACGCTGCTCGGGCGCGTCTTCGGCAAGGCGGTGCGGTTCTACCAGGATTTCTTCCGCCCGCGCGACGGGCAGCCGGCGTTCTGCGGGCGCAAGATCCACTTCGCCGCCCACTCGATGGGCAACCAGGTCGCGCAGGAGTTCATCCGCTCGATCTGGGACTACGAGTACCTGCGCATGCCCATGTTCGGCGAGGTGCTGCTGCTCAACGCGGACCTCGAGTGGACCGGGCTCGAGAAGGACCGACCGCTGCACGACCTGCCCGAGTACTGCACGCGCATCCACGTCTACAACCACACCGGCGACAACGCGCTGGGCGTGTCGGAATCAACGAAGAACGACGGGAAGCGCCTGGGCAAGTACGGCCCGCGCGACATCGACGCCACGCCGCCCCGCCTGGTCGTCGCCGATTGCTCGTCGCTCGACGGGAGCGTGACGCTGACGCCCGGGGGCGACCCCGACCAGTGGGCGGCGGTGCAGGCGCTCGCGCGAGCCGATGGCAGGCCGTTTCTCGCGACCGCCGAGCGGATCACGCGTCTCGTGGGCTCGCGCGAGCGGCTGTTTGACCACTGGGGGTACCTGCACCGCCCGGAGGTCGTCGCGGACATCTACAAGGTGCTGCGGGGCGTGTCGTCGTCGCACATCTCCACGCGCGAGCAGATGCGTGACCGGCTCTTCCGCCTGAAGCCCATCGCGAGGTAG
- a CDS encoding alkaline phosphatase family protein, translating to MTRTRPFPVRVAVVATCLAASAALAQTLVGPAAGGGTIVPTNQLVRPAGDTVEFAARPVDVAFSPDGSRVFAKHNGGVLVLDAATWKELQNISCGGASMVGLAVRASDAAVYTTTAKDELVELTRADDGTYKVARRIKLPGPGGKGSSFPCGIALGPSDAKAYVCLSVNNTLAEVDLTTGRVEREIPVGVAPYGVVLTPDASEAYVTCWGGRRPAEGQATAPSAGTPVAVDARGIASGGGVAVVSLAKGEMGTFIDTGRSPCAIAMSPDAGRVYVANANDDTLSVIDTKARTVAHTVNVKPDASLPFGSMPHGVALADDGATVLVALGGNNAVAVIDGASLGVRGFIPTGWFPGNLAVHERHLVVGNVKGVGSRTQQKNRNGLNSHNHRGSVQRVSLPDADALASMTDQVKADALVPQALLAQQRAANAAETPPAPVPARVGDPSPIQHCVYILKENRTYDQVFGAIGRGNSEPSLCIYGRTVTPNHHALADEFVLLDNYYCNGVLSADGHSWATEGNVTPYLERSFGGFTRSYTFGDDPLTYSSSGFLWDHVLAAGLSFRNYGEFDYANEKPDVGYDVFYKDWQEKTGKIRIEHNIGIANLRTYSHPDYPGWNMDIPDVYRAEIFLTELAEFEKKGMFPNLVFIYLPNDHTSGTGEGNPTPRSLVADNDLAMGRIVEGLSKSRFWPAMAIFINEDDPQDGFDHVDGHRSLCLVVSPYSRQQGKVISTFYNQSSVYHTIQRILGLAPANQLVAASNVMTDCFVPVADLAPYRVRENTVPLCEMNPKKATLSPRMREFAEISARLELGKPDACDEDTLNRILWHDAKGEHAPYPEALAGAHGTGLPALGLTFGGAEDEDEHEDQPGAADED from the coding sequence ATGACCCGCACCCGCCCGTTCCCCGTCCGCGTCGCCGTCGTCGCCACGTGTCTCGCCGCGTCCGCCGCCCTCGCGCAGACGCTGGTCGGCCCGGCCGCCGGCGGGGGCACCATCGTCCCCACCAACCAGCTCGTCCGTCCCGCGGGCGACACCGTCGAGTTCGCGGCCCGCCCGGTCGACGTCGCCTTCTCGCCCGACGGCTCGCGCGTCTTCGCCAAGCACAACGGCGGGGTCCTCGTGCTCGACGCCGCCACGTGGAAGGAACTCCAGAACATCTCGTGCGGCGGGGCGTCGATGGTGGGCCTCGCCGTCCGCGCGTCCGACGCCGCGGTCTACACCACCACCGCCAAGGACGAACTCGTCGAACTCACCCGCGCCGACGACGGGACGTACAAGGTCGCCCGGCGCATCAAGCTCCCCGGGCCCGGGGGCAAGGGCAGCAGCTTCCCGTGCGGGATCGCGCTGGGCCCTTCCGACGCCAAGGCCTACGTCTGCCTCTCGGTCAACAACACCCTGGCCGAGGTGGACCTGACCACCGGGCGCGTCGAGCGCGAGATCCCGGTCGGCGTCGCGCCGTACGGCGTGGTGCTGACGCCCGACGCTTCCGAGGCGTATGTCACGTGCTGGGGCGGGCGGCGGCCTGCCGAGGGGCAGGCGACCGCCCCCAGCGCGGGCACGCCCGTGGCGGTCGACGCGCGGGGCATCGCCTCGGGCGGGGGCGTCGCGGTGGTGTCGCTCGCGAAGGGCGAGATGGGCACGTTCATCGACACGGGCCGCTCGCCCTGCGCGATCGCCATGTCGCCCGACGCGGGGCGGGTCTACGTCGCGAACGCGAACGACGACACGCTGAGCGTGATCGACACGAAGGCCCGCACCGTCGCGCACACGGTGAACGTGAAGCCCGACGCGTCGCTGCCCTTCGGCAGCATGCCGCACGGCGTGGCGCTGGCGGACGACGGCGCCACGGTGCTGGTGGCGCTGGGGGGCAACAACGCCGTCGCCGTGATCGACGGCGCGTCGCTCGGCGTGCGCGGGTTCATCCCGACGGGCTGGTTCCCCGGCAACCTGGCGGTGCACGAGCGGCACCTGGTGGTGGGGAACGTGAAGGGCGTGGGCTCGCGCACGCAGCAGAAGAACCGCAACGGGCTGAACAGCCACAACCACCGCGGGTCGGTGCAGCGGGTCTCGCTGCCCGACGCGGACGCCCTGGCGAGCATGACCGACCAGGTGAAGGCCGACGCGCTGGTGCCCCAGGCGCTGCTGGCGCAGCAGCGGGCCGCGAACGCGGCGGAGACCCCGCCCGCGCCGGTGCCCGCCCGCGTGGGCGACCCCAGCCCGATCCAACACTGCGTGTACATCCTCAAGGAGAACCGCACGTACGACCAGGTCTTCGGCGCCATCGGGCGGGGCAACAGCGAGCCGAGCCTGTGCATCTACGGGCGCACCGTGACCCCCAACCACCACGCGCTCGCCGACGAGTTCGTGCTGCTCGACAACTACTACTGCAACGGCGTGCTCTCCGCCGACGGGCACTCCTGGGCGACCGAGGGCAACGTCACCCCGTACCTCGAACGCTCCTTCGGCGGGTTCACCCGCTCGTACACCTTCGGCGACGACCCGCTCACGTACTCCTCGTCGGGGTTCCTGTGGGACCACGTGCTCGCGGCGGGGCTCTCGTTCCGCAACTACGGCGAGTTCGACTACGCCAACGAGAAGCCCGACGTCGGGTACGACGTCTTCTACAAGGACTGGCAGGAGAAGACCGGCAAGATCCGCATCGAGCACAACATCGGCATCGCGAACCTCCGCACGTACTCGCACCCGGACTATCCCGGCTGGAACATGGACATCCCCGACGTCTACCGCGCCGAGATCTTCCTGACCGAGCTCGCCGAGTTCGAGAAGAAGGGCATGTTCCCCAACCTCGTGTTCATCTACCTGCCCAACGACCACACGTCGGGCACGGGCGAGGGCAACCCCACCCCGCGCTCGCTCGTCGCCGACAACGACCTCGCGATGGGGCGGATCGTCGAGGGGCTCTCGAAGTCGCGCTTCTGGCCCGCGATGGCGATCTTCATCAACGAGGACGACCCGCAGGACGGGTTCGACCACGTCGACGGGCACCGCTCGCTCTGCCTGGTCGTCAGCCCGTACTCGCGCCAGCAGGGCAAGGTCATCAGCACCTTCTACAACCAGTCGTCGGTGTACCACACGATCCAGCGCATCCTGGGCCTGGCGCCGGCGAACCAGCTCGTGGCGGCGTCGAACGTCATGACCGACTGCTTCGTGCCCGTCGCCGACCTCGCGCCCTACCGCGTGCGCGAGAACACCGTCCCGCTCTGCGAGATGAACCCCAAGAAGGCCACCCTCTCGCCCCGGATGCGCGAGTTCGCCGAGATCAGCGCCCGCCTCGAGCTCGGCAAGCCCGACGCCTGCGACGAGGACACGCTCAACCGCATCCTGTGGCACGACGCCAAGGGCGAGCACGCCCCGTACCCCGAGGCCCTCGCGGGCGCCCACGGCACGGGCCTGCCGGCCCTGGGCCTCACCTTCGGGGGCGCCGAAGACGAGGACGAGCACGAAGACCAGCCCGGGGCCGCCGACGAGGACTAG
- a CDS encoding glutamine--tRNA ligase/YqeY domain fusion protein: MTEPPAPTPHSATDRPPHFIDGIIAADNAARAWGAHADGTPKVHTRFPPEPNGYLHMGHAKSICLNFGLAQKYRGHFNLRFDDTNPAKEEVEYVRSIQDDVRWLTSAFDAGSYDAGPHAGGLFFASDYFERMYEHAVELIRAGKAYVCELSAEEVSKRRGSVGVPATSPFRDRPAEESLRLFAEMRAGTHPDGSMTLRAKIDLASPNFNLRDPVMYRILHEHHHNTGDAWCIYPMYDWAHGLEDSIEGITHSICTLEFEDHRPLYDWYIDSINAARAARGAPPIHHAQQIEFAKLRPTYTILSKRNLLKLVQDNVVEGWDDPRMPTIAGLRRRGIPARAIRDFCEDVGVTKVESFIDIGRLENAVRDHLNRTAPRAMAVLRPLRLTIENWPAGHVEHMDYVVNPEDDARGVPSAKRRVPFSGELYIERDDFMETPAKKFFRLAPGQEVRLRWGYFVTCTGVEKNAAGEVTGVRCTYDPATRGGDAPPGPDGQPSRKVKGTIHWVSAAHAVPATVRLFDRLFTAEHPGERTGNHADDLNPHSLETVRAYVDPALAAAAPGDTFQFERLGYFCVDRTSASGALVFNRTVTLKDSWAKAGAKD, from the coding sequence ATGACGGAGCCCCCCGCGCCCACGCCCCACTCAGCCACCGACCGACCCCCCCACTTCATCGACGGGATCATCGCCGCCGACAACGCCGCCCGCGCCTGGGGCGCCCACGCCGACGGCACGCCCAAGGTCCACACCCGCTTTCCCCCCGAGCCCAACGGGTATCTCCACATGGGGCACGCCAAGAGCATCTGCCTCAACTTCGGGCTCGCGCAGAAGTACCGGGGGCACTTCAACCTCCGCTTCGACGACACGAACCCCGCCAAGGAAGAGGTCGAGTACGTCCGCAGCATCCAGGACGACGTCCGCTGGCTCACGTCCGCGTTCGACGCGGGCTCGTACGACGCGGGCCCGCACGCCGGCGGGCTCTTCTTCGCCAGCGACTACTTCGAGCGGATGTACGAGCACGCCGTCGAACTCATCCGCGCGGGCAAGGCCTACGTCTGCGAGCTCTCGGCCGAGGAGGTCAGCAAGCGCCGGGGCTCGGTGGGCGTGCCCGCGACCAGCCCGTTCCGCGATCGCCCCGCCGAGGAGAGCCTGCGTCTGTTCGCCGAGATGCGTGCCGGCACGCACCCCGACGGGAGCATGACCCTCCGTGCGAAGATCGACCTCGCGAGCCCGAACTTCAACCTGCGCGACCCGGTGATGTACCGCATCCTGCACGAGCACCACCACAACACGGGCGACGCCTGGTGCATCTACCCCATGTACGACTGGGCGCACGGGCTGGAGGACTCGATCGAGGGCATCACGCACTCCATCTGCACGCTGGAGTTCGAGGATCACCGCCCGCTGTACGACTGGTACATCGACTCGATCAACGCGGCCCGGGCCGCCCGCGGCGCTCCGCCCATCCACCACGCCCAGCAGATCGAGTTCGCCAAGCTGCGCCCCACGTACACGATCCTGAGCAAGCGCAACCTGCTGAAGCTGGTGCAGGACAACGTGGTGGAAGGCTGGGACGACCCGCGCATGCCGACGATCGCGGGCCTGCGCCGGCGGGGCATCCCGGCGCGAGCGATCCGCGACTTCTGCGAGGACGTGGGCGTCACCAAGGTCGAGAGCTTCATCGACATCGGGCGGCTCGAGAACGCCGTGCGCGACCACCTGAACCGCACCGCGCCGCGCGCCATGGCCGTGCTGCGTCCGCTGCGCCTCACGATCGAGAACTGGCCCGCCGGGCACGTCGAGCACATGGACTACGTGGTGAACCCCGAGGACGACGCGCGGGGCGTGCCGAGCGCCAAGCGCCGGGTCCCGTTCTCGGGCGAGTTGTACATCGAGCGTGACGACTTCATGGAGACGCCCGCGAAGAAGTTCTTCCGCCTCGCGCCCGGGCAGGAAGTCCGCCTGCGCTGGGGGTACTTCGTCACGTGCACGGGCGTGGAGAAGAACGCCGCGGGCGAGGTCACCGGCGTGCGCTGCACCTACGACCCCGCGACCCGCGGCGGGGACGCCCCCCCGGGGCCCGACGGGCAGCCCTCCCGCAAGGTGAAGGGCACGATCCACTGGGTGTCGGCGGCACACGCCGTGCCCGCCACCGTCCGCCTGTTCGACCGCCTCTTCACCGCCGAGCACCCGGGCGAGCGGACCGGCAACCACGCCGACGACCTGAACCCGCACTCGCTCGAGACCGTGCGGGCCTACGTCGACCCGGCGCTCGCCGCCGCCGCACCGGGTGACACGTTCCAGTTCGAGCGTCTGGGCTACTTCTGCGTCGACCGCACGTCGGCGTCCGGGGCCCTGGTCTTCAACCGCACGGTCACGCTCAAGGACAGTTGGGCAAAGGCCGGGGCCAAGGACTGA